One stretch of Rana temporaria chromosome 10, aRanTem1.1, whole genome shotgun sequence DNA includes these proteins:
- the LOC120915493 gene encoding nicotinamide N-methyltransferase-like, giving the protein METPYTSSQTYIDEFDPVDYYRTYYHPEEGTITGEWLHFALQNFHETFTSGGVKGDLLIDFGAGPSIYQLLSACEAFNNIITSDFLEQNLEHLQKWLRNDPDALDWTKIVKLVCELEGNSDSESCKKKEEKLRRTVTKVLKCDALKKNPYDPVEMPQADCLISCLCLEAPCKDVESFTDTLRNLKSLIKPGGHIVIQSVLNCTYYYIGQKRFSCLPITKEELEMAFKKAGYEIVKLKVIAATEKTGKNIFNQDSYYFVRARKPCS; this is encoded by the exons ATGGAGACTCCATACACATCATCTCAAACCTACATTGATGAGTTTGACCCTGTAGATTACTACAGAACATATTATCACCCTGAAGAAGGAACTATAACTGGAGAATGGCTTCATTTTGCATTGCAGAATTTTCATGAAACTTTCACTTCAG GTGGTGTTAAAGGAGACCTACTTATTGACTTTGGAGCTGGACCCAGTATTTATCAGCTTCTCTCTGCTTGTGAAGCTTTCAACAATATCATCACTTCCGactttcttgagcaaaacctagAACACCTACAGAAGTGGCTGAGAAATGATCCTGATGCATTAGACTGGACTAAAATTGTCAAGCTTGTGTGTGAGCTGGAAGGTAACAG TGACAGTGAGAGCTGtaagaagaaggaggaaaaacTGAGGAGAACAGTGACAAAAGTTCTAAAATGCGATGCTCTGAAGAAGAACCCATATGATCCGGTGGAGATGCCACAAGCCGACTGCCTGATTAGTTGCCTCTGTTTAGAAGCACCCTGCAAAGACGTAGAATCATTCACCGATACTTTGAGGAATCTCAAGAGCCTCATTAAACCAGGGGGTCACATAGTAATTCAGAGTGTGCTTAACTGTACATACTATTATATTGGTCAAAAGAGATTCTCCTGTCTGCCCATTACTAAGGAAGAACTGGAGATGGCATTTAAGAAAGCTGGATATGAAATAGTGAAACTAAAGGTCATTGCAGCTACTGAAAAAACAGGAAAGAACATCTTTAATCAGGATAGCTATTATTTTGTCCGTGCCCGTAAACCATGTTCATAg